From the Thermodesulfobacteriota bacterium genome, the window GCTGGTGAGCACTATCGGCACGCGCGCCCCGAGCACGACGCCCGCGCTCTCGGCCCTCGCCATGTACGTGAGCTGCTTTGCGAGCATGTTCCCGGCTTCGAGGTCGGGGACTATCATTATGTCTGCGTCCCCCGCGACCTCCGATTTTATCCCCTTTATGTCCGCGGCCTGCCTGCTTATCGCGTTGTCGAAGGCGAGCGGCCCGTCGAGAATGCCGCCCTCTATTTGCCCCCTGTCCGCCATCTTGCAAAGCGCGGCAGCGTCTACGGTCGACTGTATCTTCGACGTCACCGTCTCGACCGCCGAGAGTATGGCGACCTTCGGCTCGGGCACTCCCATCATCTGCGCGAGCTCTATCGCGTTCCGGCAGATGTCGGCCTTCTCGTCGAGGTCGGGATAGATGTTTATCGCCGCGTCCGAGATTATAAGCGTCTTCGGGTATGTCGGGACGTCCATGACGAAGGCGTGGCTTATGCGCCTCTCCGTCCTGAGCCCGGTGTCCGACTTCACCACTTCCGCGATAAGTTCGTCCGTGTGAAGGCTTCCCTTCATGAGCGCCTCGCACTCCCCCTCCCTCACGAGCCTCATCGCCTCGGCCGCCGAGGCGTGGCTGTGCGGCGCGTCGACGACCCTTAGACCCGATATGTCCAGCCCGTGCTCCTTGGCGATCTTGATTATCCTTTCCACCGGCCCCACGAGGACGGGGACGATCAGGTCCTCCTTCCAGGCCTCTACGGCCGCCGTCAGCGACGACTCGTCGCAGGGGTGCGCGACGGCCGTAAGCGGCGACTCGAGCACGCTGCACTTCTGGACGAAATTCTCGTACTTGTTGAACGTCTTGACTATTATCTCCGGCCCTTCCGTCCGCTCGACGGATATCTTCTCGCGCGGCGCGATAACGGCCGCCGTCCCCGTCATCACGGTCTCGCCCTCGCCGTTCACGCACACGCAGTCGAAATCGACCTTCCCCGTCTCGTCCTCCTTCGAGGCCACCTTCATCGTGAGCGTAATCGTATCCCCCGACGCTATGCGCTTTATGAAATCGAGGCTCTGCGAAACGTACTGCGTCCCCGGGCCGGGGAGCTCCGAGCCCAAAAGGGCTGACGCCAGGAGCCCGCACCACATGCTCGGCGCTATTAGCTTCCCGGAGTTATGCTTCCCCGCAAAGCCCTCGTCCAGGTAGCAGGGGTCCATGTCGCCCGAAAGAGCGGCGAACTTCTCGACGTCGTCCCTGCCGAGCGTCTTCGTTATGCTCGCCGTATCGCCTATTTTTATCTCGTCGAAAGTCTTGTTGGTGATCGTGCCTTCCGTCATCTATGGCCGCTCCTGTAAATAAATTATATCCCCCGCCGCCCTTATAAGTATTCAGGATATGTGTGAAATGGAAGTTAAGACGAAAATTCTACCTGTCCCGCGCGGGCGGGAGGACGGTAAGAACCCTCCCGGCGTAAAGACTCGCGTAGTGTGAAAACCACGATCCGGGCGGGTACCTGAACAGAACGTCGCTCTTCGCGAGGAGGAACATCTCCACCGCGCTCGCCTCCGCCGTCTCGGCGGGCAGCTCGTCGTGGAGCTCGCCGCCGAAGTCGCTCCCGAAGGGCTTTGGATACGTAACGACGCCCCCTATAGAGTGCGTCAGGAGCTCCTCGATGGGCCGGGAATCCGTCGAAAGGAATACGACCCCCTCCCCGCCGCCCGCCATCCCCCGCGCTTTATTTATCCCGTCTATGCACGCCTTGATCCCGGGCGCCCACTCGCTCCAGTAGGGCGTGTGGGCCGACCGGGGGAGGTGCGGGCCGTAATATCTCACGTGAGCCCCCGTAACCTTCCTCCCGGCGAAATTCTTCTCTGCGAAATCGTCGGCGATCCCGGCGAGACGGGGCGCGAGACGAATGGCGTCGAAAAAGGGCTTCAGCTCGTCCCCGGGCCCGTAGCAGCCCTGCGTGACGAGCACGCGCGATTTCACGCCCGAGAGGTCCTTCACTATAGCGTCTATCTCGGCCTCCCTCCTCTCGCTTTCCCGCTTGAGCGCCGTGCCGTCCCCGTCCATTCCGAGCGCCGAGAGCATGCGCGCCCTGAAGAGCCGGGCGTCGGGACGGGGCGAGATGGCGAACATCGCCCTCAGCAAAAGCCTCGAAAGAGCGTCCACGCGGTCGGGGACTATAACCCTGACCCCGCCGATGTTCTCGGGGACCGCGAAGAATCTCGGAAAGGCGTTCTCTCCGGGGTCGCCGAGATAACGCGAATCAGTCCATAGTATGACGAGGCTCCTCCCCGCCGCACGGGCGTAACGCCAGGCGTTCGCCGCGGCGAGGAGATTGTCGCCGAACCCCGAGTTCCTCCGGGAGATGATAAAGCGTCCTCTAGTCAACAAATTGAAAAAGAACATCGCCTCTATTTCCCGAGGGGGAGTAAGATTAATCCATCTCTATTTTTCTTAAAATTCCGGTTTTTGATATAGTCACGATAAATGGAGGCTGCATTGCACTTACAAACTTACCGATGGCAGGTATGGATTTCGATAAAATCTCGCCCATTTCTTCGGCCGTTATGTTGCCGCTGGTGAGTGTAAACATACGGACTTTATGCCTACGAACCATCTCGAATTCAGGTTTTCTGTATCTGATCTTTTTATCTTTGGTAATAACTATCCAGCTGTTCTCACCGGCATGTCTCAGCCATTCTTCATCAGCCGCATCCGGAGGGAAATGATCATCAAGACAATGCACTACAATCTCAATGCCTTCATACTTGTCCTGACTGCTAAGTAAGATATTCGCTACTTTATGCTTGCCCAAGGCCCGGTCGAGGAAGAAAACTAGCTGCTCAGGCGGCCTCTTTCCATATCCGGTATCTGAGCGCTTCCTCGATTTCTTCCTGGCTGCATTCATAATCATTTGTTAACTCATCGATCGATTCGCCTGCTCCGTACCGCTCGATGACGATTTCTATGGGGATACCTTTTCGAGCCAGCATCGGCCTGCCGAAAGAAATTCTGGGATCGATCGAGATGAACCTCGGCTCGTCGGGTTCCCCCCTTCCCGAAAATGGGTAAAGCTTTATAGGAAGACCGTGAATGTCGCGCTCGATCCTTTTCAAGTATTGTTTGATCACGTCGGCTAGGATAATCTGGCCTTCCTGGTTATATACCACGGCCGCCTCGCGCAAAAATAAATCTATTCCGTCGGTTTCGAACTCCTTGTCGGCCAGAGGATGACTGGAACCAAATTGCGAGGAAATGAAATTCAGACCTTTCCTGACTTTCGCCATGGATATTTCATGCTTCCTGCGAATCGAAGCGAGCACATAAGCCTCTATCAGATTTATAAAAGATAAAGAAAGCGGGCGCTCCTGTGCGGGGATAATAAGCGGAGCGAAGTCGCGCTGTCTGCCTATCCACGCCCGAAGTGTAGACACCGGGATCCTCAAATAAGAAGCCGCTTCGGGAACACTGTAGGACGGCATATATCTAATATCTGTCATAGTGTTCTGACTAGTGTTCAAGGTGTCTCTTTCCTCCAGGGCGATAATATCAATATTTATAATACCACCAAGGTATACAAATCAAGCAGTAGCAGATTCGGAATAAAGAAACCTGCCGCGCTGTTTTCACAGGCGGCAGGCTCGCTAAAGGAGGTAATGGGAGAGTACTGTCTTTTCTTCCGGGTTAAAAATACGCCTGGAGCTGGGCCCGGAATATGTTCTCGTCAATGTCCGGAGCGCCCTCCGTAAACGTATTTCTTATGAACGAATAATCGGCCTGGATCTTCCACCTGTGGTCCCTCGACAGGTAGTAGTTGAGGCCCGGGGTTACGGCCCAGCTCGTATTCGAGACGCTTACCCCGGGCGGCACGACGCCCGAGGACGTATCGTAATCTATGTACGAAAACCTTCCCGCGAGCTCGACGGTCTTGGGCAGTAGGAACACGCCGCTCTGAACGTTAAAGCCCTGGTCGTAGGCGGTATCCTGCGAATCGGTATCCGGGGACAGCCACCTGCCGACGTATTCGCCCTCCACGCTGAAGAACGGAACCTTGAAGTTTATGTCGCCCGTCAGTGTCGTGAAGTCCGACTGCGGGAATCCGAGCTCGGCCACCCTCTGGCAAACGAGCCCGTTCGGCGTTTTCCTGTCGCAATTGAGCCCGGGCAGCGTCGATGCCGCCGCGCCGATTACGAACGTCGGGCTCCTGGCGAAGTTCGGCACGGCCTCGTATGCCCTCGCCGTGGCGAACTGGCCGTTGGGGTTGAACTTGGCGTCGTCCCCGCCGATTCCGAGCTGAATCCTCCCCGCGTAAAGGAGGTTCGAATCGACGCTCGTGCCGTTAAGCCCGTCGCCGTTGAATACGCCCAGCGCGTACGAGAAGTTGTTGTTCGCCCCGAGCCCGCCCTGGACCGAGAATCCGCGGTCCCTTTCGAGCGTGAACTGCTCGTTCACTATGGACCTCTCGACGAGCTGGAGCGAGGTGGAAGACGTGAGCTCCTCCCTGTAGAACGGGACCTTCCACTGCCCCACCCTCGGCGCGATTTCCTTCCGGTAAGCGAACGTCAAGTAAGCGTCCCTCAGAATCGTGCCGCTCGACGCGTCGAACATGACGTAATAAAGGAACCACGGCCTGAACGCGTTGCCGTCGAACCTGAACTGAAGCCTCCTCACCCGGAAGTTCGTCGACGTAAGCTCCTCGTCCGTATCGTTGACCGATAGCTGCGCCTGAGCGTTTATCCTGAACCTCAGCTTGTAGTTTCCGTCGTCGCTCTCGAATATAAGGCCCTTGTCGTACTTGGCGAGAAACTTGTTATACCACGCTTCGTCGTCCTTCTTTTGCGACTCGGCGACTTCGGACACCTTCTCCCGGTCCGCCGCCCTTTCGGCCTGTAGCTGCTCTATCTGCTGCTTGAGCGCATCTATCTGCTGCTGGTTTTGCTGCTGCAGTATCTCTATCTGCTGCTTTAGGTCCTCGATCTGCTGCTTCGTCGACTGGGCGCTCGAGCTCGCCGGCGACGCCAGCACCAGCAGCAAGGCGAGCGCCCCGACGTACCTGTTAAACCTGTTTATCATCTAACTATCCTCCTCTCTGTCTTTTTGTATCGACCCGCACTAACGCCCCCTGAATCGGGGCTCCCCTTCCGAGATCCCCTGCCCGGGCTGCGCGTACTTCGTGTATCTTACGCCCGAGCTTCGGGTCCGCTCCAATATGGGCACGCCGAGCGCCCTCGAAAGCCCGCGCCTGAGCGGCTCCAGCTTCTCGCTGAAAGACCTCAGCCCCTTGACGTACTCGGCCGGATTCTCCTGCCAGAGAAGAAACGCGGCGAAGACCCGCTTGAGCCTGTCTTTCACTTCAGCCGACTCGAACGTCCAGTGAAAATCGCCCTCGACCGGGTAAAACGTCTGGAAGAAGAGGAGCTGCTTGATTATGCTCCTGTGGTCCCCCGCGTAATACACGTCGAAAAGCCCCGTTCTCACCCAGCTGTAACCGCTGCCGAAGCTCTCTGCAAAACTATCCTCGAGCCCGAGCCTCGCGCCTGCATACCCCGCGAGGTTCACATAAACGTAAGCCGCCTCCGGAGTAAAATAACCTTTTTCCGGAAATTCCGCGCCGAACCTGTTGAGACTGCCGACGAGATAAATACCGTTATAGCCCCTCGCCGGCCTGAAGCCAAGCTCGGGCTCGAGTTCGAGATCCCCTACGTCCCCGATCTCCGATAATGACGTCCTTATTTTCTCCCATTCCTCGAGCGTTATCCTGATCGTATCTTCGGATTTCATCTTGCTTTCTCCTGTAAAATCCCTGTTTTTGTGCAAAGCTCCGCCGTTAGAGCCTTTTTTCATCCGAAAACCGGCTCGATCCCGCGCGGAGAACCCCCGCGCCCTGTCCCCGGACAACGGCCTGTTTCAGGCCCCCGCCGGATCTCCCCTATGTCCGGTAAATACTATCCCCCGGCGGGTCTACAATAGTACGTAGCCCTGTTCCTTATGAAGTGCTTCCCACGGCCCGCCCCGGCGGCTCCGTTAAAGCCCCTCTCGATCACGTTTTCCATCGCCGTTTCTCCGGTCGGTCTGTATCGCATCGAATCCCGCTTCCCACTTCTCTTAAATACCGCTCTTTATTCGCATACAGCTCCGCCGCCGGGCGCCCGTTCCGCCAGGAAGGCGCGCAATCCCTGCGGAGTCCATCCGCAGCTCCCCCGTAAAGGGCTCGACTCCGCCCCGGCCAAAAGGGGAAATCCGTTTGTAATCAGAAAACCCGGCTAACAGCCCGGCATGGTACGACAATAGTAAGTGCCGCGCAGCCTGAGACCGTACCCGAAAAGCCTTGTCGAAACGATGTAAGCCGGCCTACGCATTCAAGAGCCCCCATCTTTCCCTGACGCGGTTCTCCAGTTTCGTGAATACGAGCCTGTCCACCGTGATGCCGATCACTATGATGATTATCATGACGGCGATAATCTGGCTTATGTCGTTGAGCTCGCGCCCCATGGTAAGCAGGCGTCCGAGCCCTATGCTCACGTACAAGAGCTCCCCGGCCATGAGAGCGCGCCACGCGAACGACCATCCCTGCTTGAGCCCGCTTATTATAGACGGCAGCGCCGCCGGGATGATAACCTTCATGTAAAGGTCGATCCCGTGCGCGCCCATGGTGCGCGCAGCCCTGAGGTATATGGGCGGCACGTTCTTGACGCCCGCATCGACGCCTATAGTCACGGCGAAGAGCGAGCCGAGGACGACGACGAGTATGATCGCGCTCTCGCTGAGCCCGAACCAGAGCAGTGCAATCGGCAGCCAGCATATGCTCGGCAGCGCCTGAAAGCCGAGCACTATGGTGCCGACCGTCTCGTCCAGGACCTTGACCCTCCCGATGGCGAGGCCGATAAGAAGCCCGCCTGCCACCGATATGAAATAACCGATGAGCACCCTCTTCATGCTCGCGAGTATGCCGATGGTAAAGCTGTTGTCCTGGAAGCCGGCGAGGAGCGAATCGAAAACACCCGACGGTGACGGAAAGAGATACGGCGGCCAAATCTTGAGGGCCGCGACCCCCTGCCATATCCCTATAAGAAGAAGATAAAATACGGTAAGGAGAATAATCTTGCGCTTCATCAGACGGCGGCCTCCTGTACTTCATCGACAGCTTCGCCGTTCTCCCTTATCTCGTCCGTTATCCACTTCGTATAAAGAAACACCTCGGGATGACCCGGCTGCCTGGGTCTTTCGATATCTATCTCGTGCTCCGATTTAATCCTGCCGGGGTTCTTCGCGAATACCAGCACCCTGTCGCCGAGTATGACGGCCTCCTCGACGTTATGCGTGACGAATATAATCGTCTTCCGCGACTCGACCCATATCCTCTGGAGCTCGTCCTGGAGCGACTCCCTCGTCTGTATGTCGAGCGCGGCGAACGGCTCGTCCATGAGGAGTATCGCGGGCTCCATAACGAGCGCCCGTGCGAGGGCTACCCTCTGCTTCATGCCCCCCGAAAGCTGGTGAACGTATGAGCCGTGGAAGTTCTCGGCAAGCCCGACGAGCTTCAGGTAATCCTGGGCCATTTCCTTTCGTATCTTGGGCGCGACCCTCCTCAGCTTGAGCCCGAACTCAACGTTCTCCCTCACTGTAAGCCACGGGAAAAGCGCCCCTTCCTGAAAGACCACGACCCTGTCCGACCCCGGCCCTTCGACCCGCTTCCCGTTGGCGAATATCTGCCCGCTCGTCGGCTTGTCGAGCCCGGCGATAAGATTAAGCAGCGTCGACTTTCCGCATCCCGACGAGCCGACTACGGTCACGAACTCCCCGTCCCGGATAGTCAGGTCGATGTCGTTGAGGACCGATACCTTGCCGTCCCCGGAGTTGAAGGTCTTGGAAACGTTTTCGACCTTGAGCCTGGCATCCCTGTCCTCGACCTTCTGGATGAAAATATTCCAGACGCCTTCCTGCTCTACGGTGCGGAAAGGATAGCCCCTTCTCTCGCAAAATCGCGGCGCGTTTTCGAGCGCCGTGGGCTCGTGGTCCGACACCGCCAGCAAGACGTCGTTCTCTCGGAGATCCCTCAGCGTATCCCTTATCACGTTAAGCGGATGCGGGCATATCGCCTGCCTGAGATCGATAACCTTCTCCGGCTTAAGCGAGTCCAGCTTTTTCGGGGGATTCACGGTTTTCATAATCGGTCCTCTGCTATCTTTGCTGCGCATATATTATACTCAGTTCACAGCGGTTTTTGGGGAGCCGACCGTAATCTCCTCGAGCCCCCTCTCCTTTAAAATGCCGTTCAGAATCGTAAGATCGTAGATATCCGCAAGGTCGGGTTTCTTCCTACCGAGGAACCCCAGATCGTACGCATCCGCCGCAACCTCGTACAAAGAGCTCGTAACGGGGTCGTACGTAAACTCGATCCTCGGGAATCCGGCGTTGAGAATGTCATCGGGGAGCGCCTTTCCAGTCTCCCTCTTTATCTCCTCGTTCAAAACCTTCTTCGCCTCTTCGGGATTCTCGTTAATCCAGTTCGTTATGTCGAGGTTCGTTTCGAGCCAGGTCTTTACGAGGTCCGGATGCTTCTTCAGAAACTCCGTGCTCACCATAATATGGGTCGTCACGTACTCCCCGTTCGGCCAAAGGTCCTTCTCGTCGACGAATATTTCGCCCCCGCCCTCGACTATAAGTCTCGATACCCACGGCTCCACGGTCCAGGCCCCGTCGAGGTCCTTCTTGATGAAGAGAGTAAGCTGGTCGGGATTCGCGAGCGGCGCAAGATCGACTGTCCCGCCCTTCTGTTTTAATTTATAGCCTTTTTCCGCCAGCCACGTCCTGAGCGCGACGTCCTGCGTGCCGCCTATTGCGGGGGTCGCCAGCTTCTTGCCGTCGAGGTCCTTGTCCGTCTTGATGCCCGAGTCCTTCCTGACGACGAAAGCCGCGCCTCCGCTGGCCGCACCCGATACTACGCGGAGCGCCTCTCCGTACGATTTGACATATCCGTTTATGGCGGGATTCGGGCCGATGTAGGCTATGTCCAGCTCCCCCGCGAACAGTGCCTCCACGGCCGTGGGCCCCGCGGTGAATATCTTCCAGTCTACATCGGCATCGTCCCCGTAGGCCTTCTCGAAATCCCCTCTGGCCTGCCCTATAACGCCCTGCGCGTGCGTAACGTTGGGGAAATGCCCGGCTCTAATTGTTACCTTCTTACCCTCGGCGCCGTAGCCCGGAACGGCGCCCGCGATGCCTGAAACCAGCACCGCAATCAATAACAACTTCAGATTCATTAAATAATCCTCCCTATTTGGGTTGCTATAAAAGTGGCAAGCCGCGTGCCACCATAAAATATCCTTTATTCGAGGTCGGTTAACCGCACAAAATCGTGTCCTGCACGGCGATCTGTATATATTGTAACCAGAAACACGATAAATTTATGTCCATGTGTTTAAAATTTATACCCCGTTCAGCCCGGGATACGCGGGGAGAGTCAATCCTGTAATACATTTATAACATATTGCGAACCCCTATGCAGCCCCAAAATCCGGCCGAGGCGGACCGTGTCCGCTGACATTCGACGCTCGCAGCGAAGCAATACCCCTCCGGGCCGGCGGGCCACGCCCGCTGGATATCGAAGTGGCAGCGCTTTGCCATTACCACCAGCCGCGCTTCAGGTGGTTTCAGCAACTTCTATGCTACATCGAGAATCCCTTAATATTGCAAGCCGCTCGCGGCGCAGCAATACACTTCCGGGCCGTCAAAATTCGCGTTAAGAAAATCGAGCGGATGAGCGTTAAAAATCCGATGTGGGGCTGTGGGCCGGTGGAGGATTTAGCGAAGAAGCGATGATTTTTAGCAGAATTTTCCCCGGCCCGTGACTTTTGCTACTTTTGGTCAGTCAAAAGTAGAGAATCACTTTTCCATACCTACCAGTCACCACCGTACGTCCCCCACAAGGCCGCCAATTGTGCAGCTTCCACCAGCTTTCGAAGTTGCAGTAGATCCTTTGCCTTTGCCGTTAAAGGGTTCGTAAAGGCAGTGAACTCGAATTTGATTGAAGAGCACCACTATCCCCTCATCCCAATCCACCATATTGCAAGCTGCTCAAAAGCAGCGCAGCAATACCCCTCCGGGCCGTGCGGACTGTGTCCGCAGACAATCGAAGTGGCAGCGCTCTGCCCTTGACACCTGCCGCGCTTCAGGTGATCTCGGCACCTCCCGCGCTATGCCGAAAACGACACTACGTGTCCACGCCTCGCGTGCAGGAATCCGGCGTAGCCGACTTGGAAATTCATAGCAACGCCCGGTCGTCCGTTCTATTTAATCACCAGACTTGCCCCGCCGAAGACATCGAGTGGATGAGCGTTAAAAATCCGACTCCATTATTCTCCCCTCTCCCCTTGGGGAACGAATGCGAGCAAGCGAGCATTCGGACGCCCCCGGCCGACTGCACGAAAGTTTGTCTATTGCAGCTCGAAAGTATCCGAAATCAAAATAGGGATTAAGGGTGAGGGGGTACCTTACAAATTAATCAGAGAAACAGGATTTAGCGAAGGAACGATGATTTTGCACGCCACGCGTGCAGGATTCCGAAGTAGCGAAAGCCTTGCTATCATTTTCTGACGCGCTACAGGTGGTTTCGGCATCATCAGCGCTATGCCGAAAACGACACTACGTGTCCCCGGCCCGGCGGACTGTGTCCGCTGACATTCGAAGTAGCAGCGTCGTTGCCATTATCATCAGACGCGCTTCACGTGGTTTCAGCAACTTCGGTGCTACGCCGAGAAACACACTTGCACCACCCTTACCAGCCAGCTCAGAACTCCCCCTTCATCCACCGGAGACCCTCAGCAGTAAACAATCGAAATAGCAGCATTACGCTATTACCACCAGCCGCACTTCAGGTGACAGCCGAAGGGCATAATTCCGATAAGCCCTCCAAAAGAAATCCGCCGCGGGAAGCGGGGCTTCCCCGGCGGACGAATAGTCCCTCAGTCTCTATTTAATAATTCGTATTACCCCGCCTTCGGAGGCACGTATACCCACAAAAGCTCGGAGCCGTTCTCCGTGCAGTGCACCTCGTACTCCGACGCCGGCGGAAAGCCTATCCACGTCCCCTGGCCGACGGTTTTCGTCTCCCCTTCGCTCAATATCTTGAAGCTCCCCTTCGTAACGAAGTAGGCGACGTGGGTCTCGGAATTCTTCCACTTCTTCAATTCCTCGCCCGAATTGCAGCGGTACCAACCGAACCAGAACGGATACTGCGCGTTCCCGGCAGGAGCGCCGCTAAGCTGGTCGGCAGCCGGCCCGAAGGCGAGCGTCAACATGCCGGTGCTGCCTGGAATCACGTCCCCGCAGCTGAACTGCTTTAAACCGGAATTATCTGTAAAGCCCATCTGTGACACCTCCTGTGGTGGATTTACCTCTTAATCCGTTCTAACACACAGGGTATGGGAGCACAACAAAAAATTGGGGAGGGTCAAAGTTCTTATATCTCCCATGATTTTCAAGCCCGGCTTAAGCCATGCCAATATCCGGTTATTCGGGCAAAACCGCATTAAATTCATTTAAAAAAATCACCGTTATAATATAATCAAGTGCTATAGCACAATTTAAGGGAGGGGGCATGAGTCCTTTCAGATATCTGTTTATAGCTTTAGCTTTGAGTTTTATTATTGCTTTCCCATATAAAGCGTATTCTATGGAGCACATACCTTTCTACGCCACAAATAACAGCGGCGGAGATACGAGTATATGTTGCCATGGTCCGTGGAGACACGCCTGCGATCTGAACTCAAGTGAATCATGTCTTATAAAAGAAGGAGCCGTTGACTATAACTTTTATACGGTAGATGTCACTATATTCTCCCCCTACGGCGCCTGGCTGTGTTGTCTGTCAAACACGGTTTCCGACTGCTCCGGTCCTGTTCAGTCGCCAACGCCGGTCGATTGCATCGGGCAGAATTTTACGCTCGCAAAAGGGGATACCGCGGTATATATTACATTCACCGAGGATTCACTTACCGTGACTCCGGATAATCCCTCCTCCGACGCATCGACCACGCAAGCCCGCGCCTTTGGAGACTCCGACACGTCGACCACGCAGGCAAACCTCGGGGATGACAACACCAGGCCGAGACGGGACCGCGATACGTGGAGTTTCCAGGGCACGGAAGGAGAAAATATAGTAATTACTCTCGAAAATGTCCCCGAGTCGGGGCACAGCGGAGAGCAGGCTACCCTGATTCTTCAAAACAGGGGCTCCACGATAGAAACCAGCACCGCCGAGCTGCCTTTTGAAATCGCGGCGACTTTGCCGTCAACCGGGGAATACGAGCTCGTTGTCAGTCAGAACAATATCCCCGAAGACGTCAGGTTCAGGGGGAAATATTACCTCAGCGTAAAATCCTCCCTCGGGACCGTACGGGACATAAAGCCGTCCGAAGACGTCGAGCAGTAGAAGTCTATGCGACATTTAATCCCTTCCCCCGAGGCGGGGGAAGGTCAGGACTGGGGTCCCACCAAATATCGCGAGCCACGATTCCGAGCGAGCGAGGAATCGGACGTCCTCGGCAGACTGCAAGAAAGTATATCTGGTACTGCTCGGAAGCATCTCAAACCAAAATAGCAGGAACCTATTCAGTTTTCCACCAGCCATCCATTAAGAATCCTTTGCCTTTCCAGTTAAAGTGCTCGTCGAATCTCTAAACCCGCCTCCAATCAATACCCACGCCTGTACCTCATAAAAATGCGCCTCACCTCCCCATCCCCTCCAGCACCCCCCTGCTCTCTTGGGCGAGAACCTCCACCAGCTCCGCCGCCGTGAGCCTCCTCGACATCGGGGCCGCCTGTCCCGCCCATAACGACATAAACCTCGCGTCCCCCTTTGCCTTGGCGGCGGCCCTGATAGGCACGGTGAGGGACTGGTAAACACTAAAATGCGGGACTTCCGCCTCGAGGCTCGCCATATCCTCGAAGAAGCGGTTCCTTATACCGCGCGCGTATTTGCCCGTGTATACCCTCGTGAGGACGGTGCTCGTATCGTCCGATTCATCTATGGCGCGCAGCCACGCCTCCGGAACGGAAGCCTCCGCCGCGCCGAGAAAGGCCGTCCCCATCTGCACGGCCGACGCTCCGAGCGCAAGCGCCGCCACTATCCCCCGGCCGTCCATTATCCCGCCCGACGCGACGACGGGGATATTCACGGCGTCCGCGATCTGCGGCACGAGCGCCATGGTGCCGGTCATCGGCAGGTGCGGCGTATCGGGGAATGTCCCCCTGTGTCCCCCGGCCTCTATACCCTGCGCGACCACGGCCGAGCAGCCGGCCTCTTCGAGCCTCCGGGCCTCGGCGACGGAAGTCGCAGTGCCAATGACGGCGACGCCTCTACTCCGCAGCATCTTTATCTGCGAAGCGTCGGGCATCCCGAACGTGAAGCTGAAAACCGGGACGTCGTTGTCGACAACGACCGCGAGCTGGTCCTCGAATGTATAGCTGTCTTTCGCAGATGATCCCGGCCCGGGGGCGCCGACCTCGGCCGCCATCTCCGACAGCTTTTTTGCCACCCTCGGCGAAGGCGCGGCGGCCGGGGGAGACTCCTCCGGTATGAACAGGTTCACCGAGAAAGGCCTCTCCGCAAGCTCCTTTATTTTCTTGATTCCGGAATCGAGCGCGTCGGGGGTGACGTACCCGCCGGGATACGATCCGAGCCCGCCGGCGTTCGACACGGCTGCCACCAGCTCCGGCGGAACGAGCCCGCCCGCCATGGGGGCCTGGATTATCGGGTGCGTTATACCCAGTCCTTTACAAAATTTCCGCGCGTCTTCCGGCCAGAATCTTTCAGCCATTTCTATCCTCCGTCCAGCGGTACATAAAATTATTGTACCGGACGAAAGCGTTTATGCCCCGGCCTCCGCCAAGGCGCCGTCGAA encodes:
- a CDS encoding nitronate monooxygenase, with amino-acid sequence MAERFWPEDARKFCKGLGITHPIIQAPMAGGLVPPELVAAVSNAGGLGSYPGGYVTPDALDSGIKKIKELAERPFSVNLFIPEESPPAAAPSPRVAKKLSEMAAEVGAPGPGSSAKDSYTFEDQLAVVVDNDVPVFSFTFGMPDASQIKMLRSRGVAVIGTATSVAEARRLEEAGCSAVVAQGIEAGGHRGTFPDTPHLPMTGTMALVPQIADAVNIPVVASGGIMDGRGIVAALALGASAVQMGTAFLGAAEASVPEAWLRAIDESDDTSTVLTRVYTGKYARGIRNRFFEDMASLEAEVPHFSVYQSLTVPIRAAAKAKGDARFMSLWAGQAAPMSRRLTAAELVEVLAQESRGVLEGMGR
- a CDS encoding ATP-binding cassette domain-containing protein — protein: MKTVNPPKKLDSLKPEKVIDLRQAICPHPLNVIRDTLRDLRENDVLLAVSDHEPTALENAPRFCERRGYPFRTVEQEGVWNIFIQKVEDRDARLKVENVSKTFNSGDGKVSVLNDIDLTIRDGEFVTVVGSSGCGKSTLLNLIAGLDKPTSGQIFANGKRVEGPGSDRVVVFQEGALFPWLTVRENVEFGLKLRRVAPKIRKEMAQDYLKLVGLAENFHGSYVHQLSGGMKQRVALARALVMEPAILLMDEPFAALDIQTRESLQDELQRIWVESRKTIIFVTHNVEEAVILGDRVLVFAKNPGRIKSEHEIDIERPRQPGHPEVFLYTKWITDEIRENGEAVDEVQEAAV
- a CDS encoding ABC transporter substrate-binding protein, coding for MNLKLLLIAVLVSGIAGAVPGYGAEGKKVTIRAGHFPNVTHAQGVIGQARGDFEKAYGDDADVDWKIFTAGPTAVEALFAGELDIAYIGPNPAINGYVKSYGEALRVVSGAASGGAAFVVRKDSGIKTDKDLDGKKLATPAIGGTQDVALRTWLAEKGYKLKQKGGTVDLAPLANPDQLTLFIKKDLDGAWTVEPWVSRLIVEGGGEIFVDEKDLWPNGEYVTTHIMVSTEFLKKHPDLVKTWLETNLDITNWINENPEEAKKVLNEEIKRETGKALPDDILNAGFPRIEFTYDPVTSSLYEVAADAYDLGFLGRKKPDLADIYDLTILNGILKERGLEEITVGSPKTAVN